The Rattus rattus isolate New Zealand chromosome 1, Rrattus_CSIRO_v1, whole genome shotgun sequence genome includes a region encoding these proteins:
- the Kti12 gene encoding protein KTI12 homolog produces the protein MLECRETGSSGSSSGSYRKWYQGFRTWIPLENMPLVVFCGLPSSGKSRRTEELRRALTGEGRAVYVVDDASVLGAQDSTVYGDSAGEKALRAALRAAVERRLSRQDVVILDSMNYIKGFRYELYCLARAVRTPLCLVYCIRPSWPSRGLPVPGASESSDPAVSVSWRPRADYGEKTQAVGAVEQRATSPLANGGVPAAVPKELDPEEILPSNPPAVMTPESEKSAEPAPCAFPPEILESLALRFEAPDSRNRWDRPLFTVVGLEEPLPLAEIRSALFENRAPPPHQSTQSQPLASGSFLHQLDQATSQVLTAVMEAQKSAVPGDLLTLPGTTEHLRFTRPLTLAELSRLRRQFISYTKMHPNNENLPQLANMFLQYLNQSLH, from the coding sequence ATGTTAGAGTGTAGGGAAACCGGAAGTTCGGGTTCCTCTTCCGGTTCTTACCGGAAGTGGTATCAAGGCTTCCGCACATGGATACCGCTGGAGAACATGCCACTGGTCGTGTTTTGCGGGCTGCCGTCCAGCGGCAAGAGCCGGCGTACGGAAGAATTACGTCGGGCGCTGACCGGCGAAGGACGTGCGGTGTATGTGGTGGACGATGCTTCGGTGCTGGGCGCGCAGGATTCGACTGTGTACGGCGACTCTGCGGGTGAGAAGGCGCTACGTGCTGCGCTGCGGGCCGCGGTAGAGCGGCGCCTGAGCCGGCAGGACGTGGTCATCCTAGACTCCATGAACTACATCAAGGGGTTCCGCTACGAGTTGTACTGCCTTGCGCGAGCCGTGCGCACGCCGCTCTGCTTAGTTTACTGCATAAGGCCGAGCTGGCCAAGCCGCGGGCTTCCGGTGCCTGGCGCCTCCGAGAGCTCGGACCCGGCTGTCAGTGTGAGCTGGAGGCCGCGCGCGGACTACGGCGAGAAGACTCAGGCGGTCGGCGCTGTAGAGCAGCGCGCCACCAGCCCCTTAGCAAATGGGGGAGTCCCGGCCGCTGTCCCCAAGGAACTGGATCCAGAGGAAATCCTGCCATCAAATCCTCCAGCTGTAATGACTCCGGAATCCGAGAAATCTGCAGAGCCTGCGCCATGTGCCTTTCCTCCCGAAATTTTGGAGTCCTTAGCGCTGCGCTTTGAAGCTCCGGACTCTCGGAACCGCTGGGATCGACCCCTGTTCACCGTGGTGGGTTTAGAAGAGCCATTGCCCCTGGCTGAGATCCGGTCTGCACTGTTCGAGAATCgggctcccccaccccatcagtCTACACAGTCCCAGCCCCTAGCCTCTGGCAGCTTTCTACACCAGTTGGATCAGGCCACGAGCCAGGTGTTGACTGCTGTGATGGAAGCACAGAAGAGCGCTGTACCCGGAGACTTACTAACGCTTCCTGGCACCACGGAGCACCTCCGATTTACCCGTCCCTTGACCTTGGCAGAATTGAGTCGCCTCCGTCGCCAGTTTATTTCCTACACTAAAATGCATCCCAACAATGAGAACCTGCCTCAATTGGCCAACATGTTTCTTCAGTATCTGAACCAGAGTTTACACTAA